From the Hordeum vulgare subsp. vulgare chromosome 1H, MorexV3_pseudomolecules_assembly, whole genome shotgun sequence genome, the window ATAGAAAAAATATTAACACCTACACAATCGAATCGGTATTATTAGATTCATCGGAAAATTTATTTTCATACTATTTTTTACTATTGCAGCCACTCACAAATTCCTTGCAAATTTATCCGAACACAAAAAAAAAACGAATTTAGAAGAAAGTAACCTTATAAAAATGGAAGAAAGGGGTAGCCAACGTGTGCAATGAAATAAGTTTGCTAGCTCTATACAAACCTTTGAACTTGGCTGTCCGTTGTTTCCATCCAACTACATGCATAGCTTTGAACTAATTATGTactcctccattcctaaatatttgtctttttagatatttaaCTATGTACTACATACGGATGCATGTAGACATAATTTacaatgtagattcattcattttgctttgtacgtAGTCCATAGTTGAATCTCTAAAAAGAtaaatatttaaaaacagaggggGTAATTATTAAATAAGTGGTCAAGAAATTCATCTGAAGTGTTAGGATGCAATAAAAATGTCGCAGATAAATATTGTGTGTTAGCAtagcagcgaatcaagattgaacGACTTGACAGACCACTCCCTTGCAATTTGTTCCGGTGGTGTATGTAGGGCTTTAGACCAGTTGTTGCATTTCAAAATAagggttcaaaaaattgaaaagtGCGTAGCTAATATTTGTGGAAAATTTTGATTACACCGTGAATCCAATATAGTCTATTTCTTAGTTTTGTTTAGTACCCATAGGTTTGTGAGGAAAATAAAATGCATTCGGTCAGGGTAATTAAGCTGGCAAAATACTGTTTTTGGAAAACTTAGAAAATGCTTATATTACGTTTCTTAGTTTTTTGTAGAACTAcattttgtttccttttcttgCGGTATTTTTAGTGGACTTGCTATTTCTTTGCCGGGGGCAAATCAAACATACGTAGACGTGACATGGACCTTCGGGCATTGGGGTTTGGTTTGGGAACTAGGTTGTTGCCTGTACTGTATGGGCTAACTCTCAGATGGTGGGCGAATATGCATGGCTAATGTAGGTTGGGCCACAATTTTTTTCCGTTAACATGCACGCGCTAGATGAAAATAGAGTTCTTATAATGAAGGCTCCTGATGCATGTTCTGGTTGGAAAACTGGCAATGACACCGTTGATAAGGTAAGACGATGTgatctttgcttggagttgaagtACAATTATTTCTCGGGTAAGGATCGTGGACGTGACAAGAGAGGACAAGTATGTCCGGAACTCATAGTTGACTCAATATATCGCTTCAGCCTTTGACACCCCATGGTCAAAATTGGATTTGACGCAAACCAATACAATGTATTATAACATTTTGAAAAATCAAGTCGAGTGGCTGAAAATTATGCCTTCATTGAAATTATGACCATGCTCCTTTTTCTAAAAGAAAAGTATGGGAACAAGCTTCtatatcattttcttctaagaGTATTAAACTATAGACGAAACTCTTCGCCCGATATTTTGTTACAAGATATTGTGGTTGTAGCATTTTTCTTTTGAGGTCATGAAAATTGTGCTAACTTCATGATTTTTCGGTAAAAAGAATACAAAGGGAGTTCCAGATTGATCGATGGCATTATACTTTGGAGAAGTATTTGTATACACTCTCCATTACTTTTCATAAGGTTGTTTTATAAAGAAAGTTCTTCTTAACATAGTTTATAGAAAAATATAAACACCTATAAACTCAAATCGGTATTATTAGATGCATCCAGatatatatttttcatattttatttgtttACTATTGCAGACATTGATAGTTTCCATAATTTTATCAAACACAACAAAATTTTGAATTTGGGAAAAAGTAACCTTACACAAAAGGGATGgaagaggtacccattttgtgcaCTGCAATAAGTTTTCTAGCTCTATACAAATCTTACAGCTTGGCTCGTCCTTCGTTTCCGTCTAACCTCGTGTGTAACCATGAAACTTAATATGTCATtactaaaagaaaaatcatctAAAGCGTCAGGATGCAATAAAAATGTTGCAAATAAATATAGTGTGTTATAATAGCATCGAGTCAAGATTGCTTGAGATGGTGGATCCAGTGGTAGATCTAGGATTTTACACTAGGTGCTGCGGTTTTTTTTTTGCAGGATAGGTCTTGCTTTTCACACGCATAATCTAATGATTTCATATGAAAATGATGGATCAAAAATTTAAAAAGTGAGTACCTAGTATTTTTGGAAAATTCCAATGACATCGCAAATACAGCATACTCCGTTTCTTAGTTTTTTTTGGGGATTATAGGTTAGTCAGGAAAATACAATTGCTCAAAAAGAAAAATCAGGAAAATACAATGCTTCGGATTAAGACAATTAAGTCTGGCAAAATACAGTTTCGAAATAATAAAATGACTGGCACAATGTCATCATGTTTCTTAGTTCTGTTTTTTCAAACTACATTCCGTTTTTTAGTGGGTTTGCTATTTCTCTGCTGTGGCAACACATGCGGCTAACATGGACCTTCGGGCATGGGCTTTGGTTTGGAAACTAGGGGTATCGCCTGTATGGGCTGATATTGAGACGGGGGGCATTAGCTCAAAAGAAAAATTGTAAGTTGATCCACACTTTTTTTTCTCCATCAACATGCTTCACTCACTAGATGAAAATAGACAGTTCTTCAAAAATATAAGATAAAATAGACTTgcctaaaaaacaaaaacaaaaactatcCTCTTTGTTTTGCGGGTGGGGGATGAAAATATACTTCTTCTAGTGAAGGCTCATGACACCGTTGATAAAgatgatgtgatgtttgcttggAGTTGAAGTACAATTATTTTTGGGGTAAAGGTTCCTGGACGTGACATAAGAGGACAAACATGTCCAAAACTCATAGTTGACTCAATAGATCACTCCAGCCTTTGCCACCCGTGAGCGACGATAGTGGTTGCTTCCCTCTGGACGTCTCGATCACCTGTAACATGTCCGACGAGAAGGATgctttttttcattttattttatattatttgagTGGAGAATGCCGGTTTATAGGATCTAAACATATTGTCATTTCAACTTTTATTTAGTGCTTGATGAACAAGACAGCTAAATTCAAACGCAACTTCACAGTTGACAgtcgtacagacagatgaaaaatAATACTACCTTCGTACGAAATTACTTGTTATAAAAATGGATATATCTAGacatattttagttatagatatatttattttttattttgatgacaagtaattccggacgaagGAAGTAGTAAAAGAAAATCTTATACGGGCTGggttatatattttttttaaacggGCTGGGTTATATCTGTTCTTCTTCGGACGTACATGGGCCACGATGGCCCACGAGTCCTTGAAAACTGACCCATGAATTTACATTGGTGCAGCTTGGCGCGGAGTTCGTGGGAACgttcatcctcatcttcttcgCGACGGCGGCGCCGATCGTGAACCAGAAGTACGGCGGCGTGATCTCGCCGTTCGGGAACGCGGCGTGCGCGGGCCTGGCGGTGACGACCATCATCCTGTCGACGGGCCACATCTCCGGCGCGCACCTGAACCCGTCGCTGACCATCGCCTTCGCGGCGTTCCGCCACTTCCCCTGGCTCCAGGTCCCGGCCTACGTGACCGTCCAAGTGCTGGGCTCCATCTGCGCCGGGTTCGCGCTCAAGGGCGTCTTCCACCCGTTCCTCTCCGGCGGGGTCACCGTCCCCGACGTCGCCATCTCCACCGCCCAGGCCCTCTTCACCGAGTTCATCATCACCTTCAACCTTCTCTTCGTCGTCACCGCCGTCGCCACCGACACCCGCGCGGTACGTACGTCGCTAGCTAGCTAACCATGCATATATAGCCCAATCCTCGTCGCCGCGTGTGAAGGGTTCAGGCGTGATGTTGTATTTCCCGTCGTTGCTTTGCAGGTGGGCGAGCTCGCCGGTATCGCGGTGGGAGCCGCTGTGACGCTCAACATCCTCGTGGCCGGGTGAGTCATGTCATGCGACGCGACGTGCATGTGGATTAACTCTACGGGACCAGAGGTGTCGTACGTGTGGTCTCTGATGATGCAGTGCGTGTGTGTGTGGCAGGCCGACGACGGGAGGGTCGATGAACCCGGTGAGGACGCTGGGGCCGGCGGTCGCGGCGGGGAACTACAGGCAGCTGTGGATATACCTGGTGGCGCCGACGCTGGGCGCGGTGTGCGGCGCCGGCGTGTACAAGCTGGTCAAGCTCAGAGACGTCAACGGCGAGACGCCGCGCCCGCAGCGCAGCTTCCGACGCTGATCGATGTATGCGCACGTACTCCACCCCGTGCATTGTCCGGCTGGTTGCTGATCTATGCCACTATCGATCGAGCAGCGGCGGTGAGATCTATTACTACTAGTACGATTTCCGTGTTTCCGTGCCACGGGCACACCGTGACTGCTAAAATTTGTGCGTTCCGTGATTGTAATAATGAATTGACGCCGTTTTGCTAGAACTGCGTGGACTTGTGCTTTATTTACTTTGATTTGATGCACATTATGCCGATACGTCGGCTGTGGAGGCCACGCATCTGCCGTGTGAATGTACTGTTCTATCCGTGTGTATTCTATTAAAAAAAACTGTTATATCCATATACAATTAATTCCTCGTTCATGTGTGAGCCTGTTTTTTCCTTTGATCTCTATGATCACGGCCATGTTAAGGCCCAAACCCTCCATGAAGCCTTTGATTTTTGTTAAAATTCAAAATACAGTGCAGACCACGAAATGGAAGCAACTAATTAGCAAACACTCCTTCGAAATCCTTCCAGCAATCATTCATGCATGCTGTCACTTGGCGCATTCTCAGCCACTGCCACGTTTTTTTCGtattttgttttttcattttttcgCACGTGTTTTCGGCTTTTTAGAGTGGTTTTTCTAATTCTTTCGCACCGCCGTGCCttttagaaagaaaaaaaacgtgttttctgttttttttctgcgagaggcatgattttgctatatgagaggcacggtcgtgcctcttggaaagggaaaaaaatgtgttttctgctcttttttttttgcgaaaggcacggttttgtttCCGTGAGAGGCAcagccgtgcctctcggaaagagaaaaaacgcgttttttgctctcttttttcgtgggagacacggttttgcttccgcgagaggcacgattttgctatcgcgagaggtaaggccgtgcctctcggaaagggaagAAAACACGTTTTCTGCTCTTTCTTTTttctgcgagaggcacggtttatcTATAAAAGGTaggtcgtgcctctcggaaagggaagAAAACGTGTTTTGTGCTCTCTCTTTTTTCCTAGGCAtgattttgcttccgcgagaggcacggccgtgcctctcgggtAGGAAAAAAAATGCGTTTTCTGCTATctcttttttgcgagaggcacggttttgctttcctgagaggcacggccgtgcctttcagaaaggaaaaaaatatcGTTTTTTTCGGTTTTTTTTTTTAAGtttgtcaaaacctatcaacatgggatccaGTTTTAAAAATCTCGACGCGAGAAacccaacggtgaaaacaattcaaGATTTGAtcgcacggtttaggagataaaacgttttaaaaatacggatctacgaaaaagaaaaaaactccGTAGTTACGACAAGTGACACGCATGTAGCGCACCACTTGTCGTAATCTAGGAAGGTGAGAGTAATCGTTGAAAGATGTACTCTTAAACTAATGATTTCGGACGATTTCTGTTAAACTTCAATAAAGAGTGCGGACGATGTGAGTAGAATTCACGACTTCTTCGACCACACTAATCAACTAGAACATCTTAACGCTCGTACCTATTAATGCCttgccttttcttttcttttagtttgccaAAGCCCCAGGATTGGGGACCTTCCAGAAACTTTCAAAATAGGTGTTTTCAGTTGGCTGGTTGGTTtttgaatggttcttgttcgcttTTTTGGGTCgacctttctttcctttttcttatatcttatttctattttttgttcTCTTTTACTTTCTTAAATGCGCGAACCATTTTCATATTCGTGAACTTTAAAAAAATCAATGAATATTATCTTCaaatttggtgattttttcttcaAATTTGTGAAAAAATTCTTTAAAATAGATGAACTTCTTCGAAAaacaatgattttttttcaattttgtgaactttataaaaaatgatgaacCTTTTTTccaaatccatgaactttttctTCAAAATGGATAAActttttccaaagttcatgatattTTTTTCTTAAAATTCTTTTACTTCTCTTCCAAAATCCATGCACTTTTTCAGATTTGTGAACGTTATGTCAAAATGAGTGAACTTTTGTTCAATTTTCTGAACTATGGACAGGAGAGGCTACTCTAAAAACCCAATTTTGAGAAATATTTGAGATTTTCCAACAATAAAATCGTACTATTGCTCAGGTGTGGGATGACGAGGTATTGAGATTGACTTTTAATAGATGCATGGACGAAAAATTTATGGAAACTTGGCGTAAACTTTGGAAGTGCGTTATATtttctagaggggggggtgaatagacgatttttatgaattcgtcaACGAGGAAATTCATTGTGAGGAAAGTTCTCGGTCACGAACTGCGTGCAACGGAATAAGTACTCACGCAAGTGTCCGAAACAACAATATCATAGTGTTTAGAGTAAAAGAAAACATTCGGTTTGCATAAGTAGCGTGTTCAGGATATGCATGTGAAAaacaagtgaagtgaagaatCTGGGGTGAGAAAACTATGAAAGTGTTCAATCAAATTCTTCAACCACTaactatcaaagtcatcaacatacaactcaggaaatgaaagggttgaggaaatagaactaggtactcgatgaagacaatggtttgatgaccctgttccaactgttgtgacagtcgtacgtctggtttggagcggtttggtgtttaaaccaaaggacacacatttCTAGGACACTTagtccttaccatattctccttgagctaaggacacacagtcctcgtccaacactcgtggtaagtctttagggcagacttccaaaccctcacaaactcggtcacccggcgattcaCAATTGACTGATGGATCCTCTATACCATTGACgcttaaccgtctagaggatgcacagtcctcaaaggtaacaagcgtcggttccacacatgaacaatctcttcagtgatgctcaatcactttcggtttttgggttttggtttgggtgtttggggtttttactCACTCATGAttttctttcaaagtcttcgaggaatgggttgctctcaaatgaca encodes:
- the LOC123434168 gene encoding aquaporin NIP3-1, with protein sequence MEAAAGAGAGAETPNPSAPATPGTPAPLFAGPRVDSLSYERKSMPRCRCLPVEAWMSPNACVVEIPSPDVSLPRKLGAEFVGTFILIFFATAAPIVNQKYGGVISPFGNAACAGLAVTTIILSTGHISGAHLNPSLTIAFAAFRHFPWLQVPAYVTVQVLGSICAGFALKGVFHPFLSGGVTVPDVAISTAQALFTEFIITFNLLFVVTAVATDTRAVGELAGIAVGAAVTLNILVAGPTTGGSMNPVRTLGPAVAAGNYRQLWIYLVAPTLGAVCGAGVYKLVKLRDVNGETPRPQRSFRR